In Aristaeella hokkaidonensis, the following are encoded in one genomic region:
- the rnhA gene encoding ribonuclease HI: MDEKRKTVNIYTDGACSGNPGPGGWAAILEFGPHRKELSGYMAGTTNNRMELFAAISGLGALKEPCIVNLYSDSNYLVQAFNDHWIENWKKNGWKTSGGGKVENQDLWFILSAQTAKHQVTFIKVKGHADHPENNRCDELARAAIDEYRRINTEKPSEE; encoded by the coding sequence ATGGATGAAAAAAGAAAAACAGTCAATATCTATACAGACGGCGCCTGCAGCGGAAATCCCGGTCCCGGAGGCTGGGCAGCCATCCTTGAGTTCGGTCCGCACAGGAAAGAACTGAGCGGCTATATGGCCGGCACCACCAACAACCGGATGGAGCTTTTTGCTGCCATCAGCGGTCTGGGTGCACTGAAGGAGCCCTGCATCGTCAACCTGTACTCTGACAGCAATTACCTGGTCCAGGCTTTTAATGACCATTGGATCGAAAACTGGAAGAAGAACGGCTGGAAAACCAGCGGCGGCGGAAAAGTGGAAAACCAGGATTTATGGTTCATCCTTTCCGCACAAACCGCCAAGCATCAGGTGACCTTTATCAAAGTCAAAGGGCATGCCGATCATCCGGAGAACAACCGCTGTGACGAGCTGGCCAGGGCTGCCATTGACGAATATCGCAGAATCAACACAGAGAAGCCCTCTGAGGAGTAA
- the trmFO gene encoding methylenetetrahydrofolate--tRNA-(uracil(54)-C(5))-methyltransferase (FADH(2)-oxidizing) TrmFO, with product MSDRSATVIGAGLAGCEAAWQLAEREIHVRLIEMKPHKMSPAHHSDQFAELVCSNSFRGDRLTNAVGLLKEEMRILGSLIMRCADETKVPAGGALAVDRDSFSAHVTKAITEHPLIEQIHEEAVSIPDGPVIIATGPLTSDAFAEVIRSLPGMSTLNFYDAAAPIVFRESLDESKLFRLSRYNRGNDYLNAPMTEEEYTVFINELINAETAEIHGFEENRVFEGCMPIESMAKRGFMVPAFGPMKPVGLADPRTGKEPFAVVQLRQDNASDTMYNLVGFQTRLKFGEQKRVFGLIPGLEHAEYARYGVMHRNTFLNSPGFLNSSFEMINRKQCFFAGQITGVEGYVESAGSGLVAGMTLAAELNETEIPVFPSCTALGAMGKHVSTPNPNFQPMNCSFGLIDPLPVIPGEKRLKKKQDRYEAVAQRSLSCIRTIQSQTGGK from the coding sequence ATGAGTGACCGTTCAGCCACAGTCATCGGCGCCGGGCTGGCCGGCTGTGAAGCTGCCTGGCAGCTGGCTGAAAGGGAAATCCATGTCCGACTGATCGAAATGAAGCCACACAAAATGTCACCGGCCCATCATTCCGACCAGTTTGCCGAGCTTGTCTGTTCCAACAGTTTCAGGGGAGACCGGCTGACCAACGCCGTCGGCCTGCTGAAGGAAGAAATGCGCATCCTGGGTTCCCTGATCATGCGCTGCGCTGACGAAACAAAGGTTCCTGCCGGCGGTGCGCTTGCCGTGGACCGGGATTCCTTTTCCGCCCATGTAACAAAAGCAATCACTGAACACCCGTTGATTGAGCAGATCCACGAAGAAGCCGTCAGCATTCCCGACGGACCGGTGATCATCGCCACCGGTCCACTGACCAGCGATGCGTTCGCCGAGGTAATCAGAAGCCTGCCCGGCATGAGCACGCTGAACTTCTATGACGCCGCGGCACCCATTGTGTTCAGGGAATCCCTGGATGAATCCAAACTTTTCCGGCTCAGCCGTTATAACCGGGGAAACGACTACCTGAACGCCCCCATGACAGAAGAAGAGTACACGGTTTTCATCAATGAACTGATCAATGCTGAAACCGCAGAAATCCACGGATTTGAGGAAAACCGTGTTTTTGAGGGCTGCATGCCCATTGAAAGCATGGCCAAACGGGGCTTTATGGTCCCCGCCTTCGGCCCGATGAAACCCGTCGGACTGGCCGATCCGCGCACCGGAAAGGAGCCTTTTGCCGTCGTACAGCTCCGGCAGGATAACGCATCGGATACGATGTACAACCTGGTGGGCTTCCAGACCCGGCTGAAATTCGGAGAACAGAAGCGGGTTTTCGGACTGATACCCGGGCTCGAGCATGCAGAGTATGCACGCTACGGCGTGATGCACCGCAACACATTCCTGAACAGTCCCGGATTCCTGAATTCTTCCTTTGAAATGATCAACCGGAAGCAATGCTTCTTCGCCGGACAGATTACAGGCGTAGAAGGTTATGTGGAAAGCGCGGGAAGCGGTCTGGTTGCCGGAATGACACTCGCCGCCGAACTGAATGAAACCGAAATCCCTGTTTTCCCGTCCTGCACCGCACTGGGCGCGATGGGAAAACATGTATCCACCCCTAATCCGAATTTCCAGCCCATGAACTGCTCCTTCGGCCTGATTGATCCGCTGCCCGTCATTCCGGGTGAAAAACGGCTGAAGAAAAAGCAGGACAGGTATGAAGCCGTTGCCCAGAGGTCTCTGTCCTGCATCCGAACCATACAAAGCCAGACAGGAGGGAAATAA
- a CDS encoding tyrosine-type recombinase/integrase translates to MAEHVNRYREEMDAKRILQIRDITRELPQACGDFLRSIAISTSTLTRLAYAIDLNTFFSFLHDERVQFADKPPRLMNDADLEKLDRTDIVAYTEYLTYYLKSTDDDSVPNKVYVNHELAIKRKLCSIRSFYDYLFKNQRISSNVTELVPLPKIHEKPIIRLNKNEMSRMLELAQSGDQLTDHQQKFQKITAKRDYAILSLFLGTGIRVSECVGINIGDVDLENNAFIVTRKGGNQVVLYFPPEVAEALADYMQERSHTEAVEGHEDALFLSLQRKRITQRAVQNLVKKYAAVAAPLKSKISPHKLRSTYATNLYNETGDIYLVADVLGHTSVDTTRKHYADMTDARRRMAAEHVHLPGDPDFRKE, encoded by the coding sequence ATGGCTGAGCACGTCAACCGTTACAGAGAAGAGATGGATGCTAAACGCATTCTGCAGATTCGTGATATCACCCGCGAGCTCCCTCAGGCCTGCGGTGATTTTCTTCGTTCGATTGCTATATCCACCAGCACGCTGACCAGGCTGGCATACGCTATCGATCTGAACACATTTTTCTCCTTTTTACATGATGAACGTGTTCAGTTCGCCGATAAGCCCCCCAGGCTGATGAACGACGCTGACCTCGAAAAACTGGACAGGACGGACATTGTCGCCTACACCGAATACCTGACCTACTATTTGAAAAGTACGGATGATGATTCGGTACCTAACAAAGTATATGTCAATCATGAACTGGCCATTAAAAGAAAGCTTTGCTCCATTCGTTCATTCTATGATTATCTTTTCAAAAACCAGCGTATTTCCTCCAATGTGACCGAGCTGGTTCCCCTCCCCAAGATTCACGAGAAACCCATTATCCGCCTGAACAAAAATGAAATGTCCCGGATGCTTGAACTGGCCCAGAGCGGTGATCAATTGACAGATCATCAGCAGAAATTCCAGAAAATCACAGCAAAACGGGATTATGCCATCCTTTCCCTCTTCCTCGGAACCGGAATCCGTGTCAGCGAGTGCGTGGGAATCAATATCGGAGACGTGGACCTGGAAAACAACGCCTTTATTGTCACCCGTAAGGGTGGCAATCAGGTCGTTCTGTATTTCCCTCCTGAAGTAGCCGAAGCGCTGGCGGATTACATGCAGGAACGGTCACATACAGAGGCTGTGGAAGGCCATGAAGACGCTTTATTCCTGAGCCTTCAGCGCAAAAGAATCACACAGCGGGCCGTTCAGAACCTGGTCAAGAAATATGCGGCTGTGGCTGCGCCGCTGAAATCAAAGATAAGCCCGCATAAACTGCGCAGCACCTATGCAACAAACCTTTATAATGAGACGGGCGATATTTATCTTGTCGCAGATGTGCTTGGCCATACCTCCGTGGATACGACCAGAAAGCATTACGCGGATATGACTGATGCAAGACGCCGTATGGCAGCGGAACATGTCCATCTGCCGGGCGATCCCGATTTCCGGAAGGAATAA
- the hslU gene encoding ATP-dependent protease ATPase subunit HslU, whose product MKKQVNNMSEQQLTPRQIVHELDRFIVGQDEAKKAVAIALRNRYRRSRVESDLRDEIIPKNILMIGPTGVGKTEIARRLAKLVSAPFIKVEATKFTEVGYVGRDVESIIRDLTENAVRMVRREHEERVMPRARVLAEERLSDLLAHGPRKNTASNPLDFLLGKQKEQQPSGEEVAALAKRKEDIRLQLMRGEIEDTELDLEVEEEAPTLEVGGNSISLGDMMGNMMPKRTKIRHVKVSEARKILTDQEAARLIDNDAVQEEAIHRTEQNGIVFIDEIDKIASASGAHGPDVSREGVQRDILPIVEGCTVSTKYGPVKTDYMLFIAAGAFHVSKVTDLIPELQGRFPVHVKLKSLTKQDFMQIMTVPENALTKQYQALLAVDRVMVTFEESAISAVAEAACNANENAEDIGARRLHAIFEQLLEDVLFNAGDENMPPFELKIDEAYVNERLKGENRPMDIRKFIL is encoded by the coding sequence CTGAAGAAGCAGGTGAACAACATGAGTGAACAGCAGCTGACTCCCAGACAGATTGTCCATGAACTGGACAGGTTTATTGTCGGGCAGGACGAGGCCAAGAAGGCTGTCGCCATTGCGCTGAGAAACCGTTACCGCCGCAGCCGCGTTGAAAGCGATCTGCGGGATGAAATTATCCCGAAGAACATCCTGATGATCGGACCGACCGGCGTCGGCAAAACTGAAATTGCCCGCCGCCTGGCCAAGCTGGTCAGCGCTCCATTTATCAAAGTGGAAGCTACCAAGTTTACGGAAGTGGGCTACGTCGGCCGTGACGTGGAAAGCATTATCCGCGACCTGACCGAAAATGCCGTCCGGATGGTCCGCCGGGAACATGAAGAACGCGTTATGCCGCGGGCCAGGGTGCTGGCAGAAGAGCGGCTGAGCGATCTGCTGGCGCACGGTCCCCGGAAGAATACAGCCTCCAATCCGCTGGATTTCCTGCTGGGCAAGCAGAAGGAACAGCAGCCCAGCGGCGAGGAAGTGGCCGCCCTGGCAAAAAGAAAAGAAGATATCCGTCTGCAGCTCATGCGGGGTGAAATCGAAGATACAGAATTGGATCTGGAAGTCGAAGAAGAAGCTCCCACGCTGGAAGTCGGCGGGAACAGCATCAGCCTCGGCGATATGATGGGCAATATGATGCCCAAGAGGACAAAAATCCGGCATGTGAAAGTCAGCGAGGCCCGCAAAATCCTGACAGACCAGGAAGCCGCCCGACTGATTGACAACGACGCCGTACAGGAAGAAGCTATCCACCGTACGGAACAGAACGGCATCGTCTTCATCGATGAAATCGACAAGATCGCCAGCGCCTCCGGGGCACACGGCCCGGACGTCAGCAGGGAAGGCGTACAGCGGGATATTCTTCCCATTGTGGAAGGATGTACTGTCAGCACAAAGTACGGACCTGTCAAAACAGATTATATGCTGTTTATCGCTGCCGGCGCATTCCATGTGAGCAAGGTCACAGACCTGATTCCTGAACTGCAGGGACGTTTTCCTGTCCATGTGAAACTCAAGAGCCTCACAAAGCAGGATTTCATGCAGATCATGACTGTGCCTGAAAACGCCCTGACCAAGCAGTACCAGGCGCTGCTGGCCGTGGACCGCGTGATGGTCACCTTTGAGGAAAGCGCGATTTCCGCAGTGGCGGAAGCCGCCTGCAACGCCAATGAAAACGCGGAAGATATCGGCGCCAGGAGACTGCACGCGATTTTCGAACAGCTGCTGGAGGACGTTCTGTTCAACGCCGGCGATGAAAATATGCCCCCGTTTGAGCTGAAGATTGACGAAGCATACGTCAATGAAAGGCTGAAAGGGGAGAACCGCCCCATGGACATCCGGAAGTTTATTCTGTAA
- the dprA gene encoding DNA-processing protein DprA encodes MNPVSQYGYAYDAWLASACMPASAVRKLLDYYGSSEACHEAVCRNDDGLKELISQRFYQLLYSTGTKENLEKLQKVMDRHGIRSLVFTDPGFPSSLHEIHDPPAILFMQGNKDCLRDRSLAIVGSRAASYTGQKAAGRLAEDLGRHGITVISGLACGIDAAAHRGCLDGKGLTIAVVGNGLDRVYPADNRCLHDDILKNGGLIISEYAPGEKALGWHFPVRNRIIVGLSRALILMEARIRSGSMTSVNHALEQGKDVFVYPGDPASDCFEGNHQLLREGGLYFTSANDILEDLHWLDNPSAVRQNSDCVQGYKPSTPEEKTLMNALKPGALSFEQLIACTGLNPSVLMSTLTILQIRGVIEALPGKQYQIKH; translated from the coding sequence ATGAATCCTGTGTCGCAATACGGTTATGCGTATGACGCGTGGCTTGCTTCAGCCTGTATGCCGGCTTCTGCGGTCAGAAAGCTGCTGGATTATTACGGTTCGTCCGAAGCATGCCATGAGGCTGTCTGCCGGAATGACGACGGACTGAAAGAGCTTATCTCCCAGCGGTTTTACCAGCTGCTGTATTCCACGGGAACAAAGGAAAACCTTGAAAAGCTCCAGAAGGTCATGGACAGGCACGGGATCAGATCCCTGGTTTTCACGGATCCTGGTTTTCCATCTTCGCTGCATGAAATCCATGATCCACCCGCCATTCTGTTCATGCAGGGAAACAAGGATTGCCTCAGGGACAGATCCCTGGCCATTGTCGGCAGCCGGGCCGCATCCTATACAGGACAGAAAGCCGCCGGCAGACTGGCGGAAGACCTGGGCAGGCACGGCATCACCGTCATCAGCGGACTAGCCTGCGGAATAGACGCCGCCGCGCATCGCGGCTGCCTGGACGGGAAGGGCCTGACAATCGCTGTCGTCGGAAACGGCCTGGATCGGGTCTATCCGGCAGATAACCGGTGCCTGCATGACGACATCCTGAAAAACGGCGGACTGATCATCAGTGAATACGCGCCGGGTGAAAAGGCACTGGGCTGGCATTTTCCTGTCAGGAACCGCATTATAGTCGGACTGAGCCGGGCCCTGATCCTCATGGAAGCCAGGATCCGCAGCGGCAGTATGACCTCCGTCAATCACGCGCTGGAGCAGGGGAAGGACGTGTTTGTCTATCCCGGCGACCCCGCTTCAGACTGTTTTGAGGGAAATCATCAGCTGCTGCGGGAAGGCGGACTCTATTTCACCAGCGCAAATGATATCCTTGAAGATCTTCACTGGCTTGACAATCCTTCCGCAGTAAGGCAAAATAGCGATTGCGTGCAGGGATACAAGCCTTCCACGCCGGAAGAAAAAACACTTATGAACGCACTGAAGCCGGGTGCACTGAGCTTTGAGCAGCTTATCGCCTGTACAGGCCTGAACCCTTCCGTACTGATGAGCACGCTGACAATTCTTCAGATCCGGGGCGTCATTGAAGCCCTGCCCGGCAAACAATATCAGATCAAGCATTAA
- the proC gene encoding pyrroline-5-carboxylate reductase — translation MINTIGMIGTGNMGSAILRGIVDASYVKASQIIAYDASSRRMSELEEDIPGIITARDCLEVAEKADLIILAIKPIYVKDVIEEIRPALNGKAVLSIAAGWTVSMLENALYGTSASYLRVMPNTPALVGEGMTALCDNTTFSKEDFNYAKGIFDSIGKTKVLPERLFDGVVAVSGSSPAYVYMMIEAMADAAVKEGIPRVYAYEMAAQSVLGSALMVLSSGTHPAALKDAVCSPGGTTIEAVEELERKGFRAAIMDAMDACARKSRELSKQ, via the coding sequence ATGATTAACACCATCGGTATGATCGGTACAGGAAATATGGGTTCCGCCATTCTTCGCGGTATTGTGGACGCATCCTATGTCAAGGCTTCACAGATTATTGCATACGATGCCAGTTCCCGGAGAATGAGCGAACTGGAGGAAGACATCCCCGGCATTATCACAGCCCGTGACTGCCTGGAAGTTGCCGAAAAAGCGGACCTGATCATTCTGGCGATCAAGCCGATCTATGTGAAGGACGTTATCGAGGAAATCCGTCCCGCCCTGAACGGCAAGGCTGTTCTCAGCATCGCAGCCGGCTGGACGGTAAGCATGCTGGAAAACGCGCTGTACGGCACATCCGCTTCCTACCTGCGCGTGATGCCCAATACGCCCGCGCTGGTCGGCGAGGGAATGACCGCCCTGTGTGACAACACTACCTTCTCCAAGGAAGATTTCAACTACGCCAAGGGGATCTTTGATTCCATCGGAAAGACCAAAGTGCTGCCGGAGAGGCTGTTTGACGGTGTTGTTGCCGTCAGCGGCAGCAGCCCTGCCTATGTTTATATGATGATTGAAGCCATGGCGGATGCCGCTGTAAAAGAAGGCATTCCGCGGGTATATGCCTACGAAATGGCCGCCCAGAGCGTGCTGGGCAGCGCGCTGATGGTATTGTCCTCCGGAACCCATCCGGCCGCGCTGAAGGACGCCGTGTGTTCCCCCGGAGGTACCACGATTGAAGCTGTTGAGGAACTTGAAAGGAAGGGCTTCCGTGCGGCTATTATGGATGCCATGGACGCCTGTGCCCGCAAGAGCCGTGAACTTTCCAAGCAATAA
- the hslV gene encoding ATP-dependent protease subunit HslV codes for MSSPFRGTTICAVKKGNEIAIAGDGQVTMGEHTVFKTTAKKVRRLYNGEVVVGFAGSVADAFTLCEKFEEKLQQCGGNLEKAAVALAQNWRGDQMMRQLESMMIAANKDRLLILSGTGEVIDPDEGIAAIGSGGNYALAAARALVQNTDLSAAEIAEKSLHIAASICVYTNDNITVETI; via the coding sequence ATGTCCAGTCCTTTCAGAGGTACTACCATCTGCGCCGTCAAAAAAGGCAATGAAATTGCGATTGCCGGAGACGGCCAGGTGACCATGGGAGAACATACCGTTTTTAAAACCACCGCGAAAAAAGTCCGCCGTCTGTATAACGGTGAAGTCGTTGTCGGTTTCGCCGGAAGCGTGGCAGACGCTTTTACTCTTTGTGAAAAATTCGAGGAGAAGCTCCAGCAGTGCGGAGGCAACCTGGAAAAAGCCGCGGTTGCGCTGGCACAGAACTGGCGGGGCGACCAGATGATGAGGCAGCTTGAATCCATGATGATTGCCGCCAACAAAGACCGGCTGCTGATTCTCAGCGGTACCGGCGAAGTGATTGATCCCGATGAAGGAATCGCTGCCATCGGTTCCGGCGGAAACTACGCCCTGGCCGCCGCAAGGGCATTGGTGCAGAACACGGACCTGAGCGCAGCTGAAATTGCGGAAAAATCACTGCATATCGCCGCCAGCATCTGCGTATACACCAATGACAATATTACCGTTGAAACAATCTGA
- a CDS encoding prolyl-tRNA synthetase associated domain-containing protein, protein MEIYNGRPADENGRLSREIRTYDFLDWLGIPYQRTDHERADHMEACNIIDAVLDVVICKNLFLCNRQKTAFYLLMMPGGKKFRTKELSAQIHSSRLSFAEPEDMLKYLDIEPGAVSIMGLMNDRGQNVRLLIDEDILGDDYIGCHPCVCTSSLKIKTKDVLERFLPATGHDYQTVCLKGEE, encoded by the coding sequence ATGGAAATATACAATGGAAGGCCTGCCGATGAAAATGGCAGGCTTTCGCGCGAAATACGCACATATGACTTCCTGGACTGGCTTGGAATACCGTATCAGCGGACCGATCACGAACGCGCGGATCATATGGAAGCCTGCAACATCATCGACGCCGTACTCGACGTTGTAATCTGCAAGAACCTGTTCCTCTGCAACCGGCAGAAAACAGCCTTTTATCTTCTGATGATGCCCGGCGGGAAGAAATTCAGGACAAAGGAACTATCCGCACAGATCCATTCTTCCAGGCTGTCCTTTGCGGAGCCTGAGGATATGCTGAAATACCTGGATATCGAACCGGGCGCCGTAAGCATTATGGGGCTGATGAACGACAGGGGACAGAACGTCCGCCTGCTGATTGATGAAGACATACTCGGCGATGACTATATCGGCTGTCATCCCTGCGTATGCACGTCCAGCCTGAAGATCAAAACAAAAGACGTTCTGGAGCGGTTCCTTCCGGCCACCGGTCATGACTATCAGACAGTATGCCTGAAAGGGGAGGAATAA
- the topA gene encoding type I DNA topoisomerase — translation MATNKQKLIIVESPAKAKTISKYLGKGYKVEASQGHVCDLPKSQLGVDIDHDFDLKYITIRGRGDILSRIRKEAKNASQIYFATDPDREGEAISWHLFHVLGVDEKSPCRIEFNEVTKKAVQAAIKKPRKLDMGRIDAQQARRALDRLVGYKISPLLWVKVKKGLSAGRVQSVATRMVVEREREIDNFIPEEYWDITADCTVKGEKKPVSFSARFTTLDGQKKPVSNKAEAEEIRALIESGDFTVTDIKKKEKKRQPAPPFTTSSLQQEAGRKLSFTTAKTMQVVQQLYEGVDLQGEGAQGLVTYIRTDSVRISDDAMTALRAFIPEKYGKEYLPKEKNEFKGRKNAQDAHEAIRPTDVTRTPDSIKNSLSREQFMLYRLIYNRFVASQMAPAVYETLSAEITDQRVGLRFYGEHKIFAGFTTLYEEGTDESEDNVEMTLPALKEGQKISVKQINTDQHFTQPPSRYTEASLVRTLEENGIGRPSTYAPTITTIIARGYVSREKKRLFPTELGIMVTEMMEKYFTRIVDTEFTAFMEEKLDAVEEGQQDWKQILRDFYPDFISTLSVAEKEIEKVEVKDDVSDVPCDKCGAMMVYKMGRFGRFLACPNFPECRNTMPILTYIDAACPVCGKRLLEKTSKKNRKFYGCEGYPECDFVSWDKPANEKCPQCGHYMIEKRNNKGETIHLCTNENCRFKKVVTVSGEEDNE, via the coding sequence ATGGCAACCAACAAACAGAAACTGATTATCGTGGAGTCCCCTGCAAAGGCCAAAACCATCAGCAAGTATCTGGGCAAAGGATATAAGGTGGAAGCCTCCCAGGGGCATGTATGCGATCTGCCCAAGAGCCAGCTTGGTGTGGATATCGATCATGACTTTGATCTGAAATACATCACGATCCGTGGACGCGGCGATATCCTGAGCCGTATCCGCAAAGAAGCCAAGAACGCTTCCCAGATCTATTTCGCGACAGACCCTGACCGCGAAGGGGAAGCCATCAGCTGGCATCTGTTTCACGTGCTTGGCGTGGATGAAAAATCTCCCTGCCGGATTGAATTCAATGAGGTCACCAAGAAAGCGGTTCAGGCCGCAATCAAAAAGCCGAGAAAGCTGGATATGGGCCGGATTGACGCCCAGCAGGCCCGCAGGGCGCTGGATCGGCTGGTCGGCTATAAAATCAGCCCGCTCCTCTGGGTCAAAGTGAAAAAAGGCTTGTCCGCAGGCCGTGTGCAGAGCGTTGCAACCCGTATGGTTGTGGAACGCGAACGTGAAATTGACAATTTCATCCCGGAAGAATACTGGGACATCACTGCCGACTGTACTGTCAAGGGTGAAAAGAAACCGGTCAGTTTCAGCGCCAGGTTTACCACCCTGGACGGACAGAAAAAGCCGGTCAGCAACAAGGCTGAAGCGGAAGAGATCCGGGCCCTGATTGAATCCGGGGACTTTACCGTTACAGATATCAAGAAAAAAGAAAAGAAAAGACAGCCTGCTCCGCCTTTCACCACTTCCAGCCTGCAGCAGGAAGCCGGCAGAAAGCTCAGCTTTACAACCGCCAAAACAATGCAGGTTGTCCAGCAGCTGTATGAAGGCGTGGACCTGCAGGGTGAAGGCGCCCAGGGTCTGGTGACCTATATCCGTACCGACAGCGTCCGGATCAGCGATGACGCAATGACCGCCCTTCGGGCATTCATTCCGGAAAAATACGGCAAGGAATACCTGCCGAAAGAGAAAAACGAGTTCAAGGGCCGCAAAAACGCTCAGGACGCCCATGAAGCCATCCGGCCGACTGACGTGACCCGTACGCCTGATTCCATCAAGAACTCCCTGAGCCGGGAGCAGTTTATGCTCTACAGGCTGATTTACAACCGCTTTGTCGCCAGCCAGATGGCTCCTGCCGTCTATGAAACCCTTTCCGCCGAGATTACCGACCAGCGGGTCGGGCTCAGGTTCTACGGCGAACATAAGATCTTTGCCGGATTTACGACCCTGTATGAAGAGGGAACAGACGAGAGCGAAGATAATGTGGAGATGACACTGCCCGCCCTGAAGGAAGGACAGAAGATCTCCGTGAAACAGATCAATACCGATCAGCATTTCACCCAGCCGCCGAGCCGCTATACCGAAGCAAGCCTTGTACGTACGCTTGAAGAAAACGGTATCGGCCGGCCTTCCACCTATGCGCCGACAATTACCACCATCATAGCGCGCGGATACGTATCCAGGGAAAAGAAGAGACTGTTCCCGACAGAGCTCGGCATCATGGTAACCGAGATGATGGAAAAGTACTTTACCCGGATCGTTGATACAGAATTCACCGCTTTCATGGAAGAAAAACTGGACGCGGTGGAAGAAGGCCAGCAGGACTGGAAGCAGATTCTCCGTGATTTCTATCCCGATTTTATCTCCACACTTTCCGTTGCTGAAAAAGAGATTGAAAAAGTGGAAGTCAAGGATGACGTCAGCGACGTACCCTGCGACAAATGCGGTGCGATGATGGTTTATAAGATGGGCAGATTCGGCCGCTTCCTGGCATGCCCGAATTTCCCTGAATGCCGGAATACCATGCCGATCCTGACATATATTGACGCGGCCTGCCCGGTATGCGGCAAGCGCCTGCTTGAAAAAACGAGCAAGAAAAACCGGAAATTCTACGGCTGCGAAGGATATCCGGAATGCGACTTTGTCAGCTGGGATAAACCCGCCAATGAAAAATGCCCGCAGTGCGGACACTATATGATTGAAAAGAGAAACAACAAGGGCGAAACCATCCATCTGTGTACAAATGAAAACTGCCGCTTCAAAAAAGTGGTTACCGTCAGCGGGGAAGAAGACAATGAGTGA